Proteins encoded by one window of Chryseobacterium aquaeductus:
- a CDS encoding acetyl-CoA carboxylase carboxyltransferase subunit alpha, with protein MEYLSFELPIKELMDQYQTCSLVGEESGVDVKLACSQIEDKIIDTKKRIYGNLTPWQRVQLSRHPDRPYTIDYINGMVDKGSFLELHGDRNFADDPAMIGGLATLDGQKVMIIGTQKGRTTKERQHRRFGMPNPEGYRKALRLMKLAEKFKIPVITLVDTPGAYPGLEAEERGQGEAIARNIFEMTMLKTPIFTYIIGEGASGGALGIGVGNKVYMLENTWYTVIAPESCSSILWRNWEHKEDAANALNLTPKDALREKFIDGIIEEPLGGAHYDPETTYLNLKASILQNIKAFSKFTGKELETQRQDKFIAMGQFKG; from the coding sequence ATGGAATATTTAAGTTTCGAACTTCCTATAAAAGAACTGATGGATCAGTATCAAACCTGTTCGTTAGTAGGAGAAGAAAGTGGTGTTGATGTAAAATTAGCATGCAGCCAAATCGAGGACAAGATTATAGATACCAAAAAAAGGATCTATGGCAACCTTACCCCTTGGCAGAGAGTACAGTTATCACGTCATCCGGATCGCCCTTACACCATAGATTACATTAATGGTATGGTAGACAAAGGAAGTTTCCTTGAGCTTCATGGTGACAGAAACTTCGCAGATGATCCTGCGATGATCGGAGGTTTGGCGACTTTAGATGGTCAAAAAGTAATGATCATCGGTACTCAGAAAGGAAGAACAACCAAAGAAAGACAGCACAGAAGATTTGGGATGCCAAATCCTGAGGGATACAGAAAAGCTTTAAGACTGATGAAATTGGCCGAAAAGTTTAAAATTCCTGTCATCACTTTAGTTGATACACCAGGAGCCTATCCAGGTTTGGAAGCTGAAGAAAGAGGACAAGGTGAAGCGATTGCAAGAAATATTTTTGAAATGACAATGCTGAAAACTCCTATTTTCACTTATATTATCGGTGAAGGAGCGAGCGGCGGAGCTTTAGGAATTGGTGTTGGTAACAAAGTGTATATGCTAGAAAATACTTGGTACACCGTAATCGCACCGGAAAGTTGTTCATCAATCTTATGGAGAAACTGGGAGCATAAAGAAGATGCTGCAAATGCATTAAATCTGACTCCAAAAGATGCTTTGAGAGAAAAATTCATTGACGGAATCATTGAAGAACCTCTTGGAGGAGCTCACTACGATCCCGAGACTACTTATTTGAATTTAAAAGCTTCTATTTTACAAAATATCAAAGCGTTCTCAAAATTCACAGGCAAAGAACTGGAAACCCAGAGACAAGACAAATTTATTGCGATGGGGCAATTTAAAGGATAA
- the gltX gene encoding glutamate--tRNA ligase — MNKVRVRFAPSPTGPLHLGGVRTALYDYLFAKNQGGEFVLRIEDTDTARYVEGAEDYIEEALEWCGIIPDESPKKGGKFAPYRQSERRDIYDRYTEQILKTDYAYIAFDTAEELDAIRAEYETRGDVFSYNNISRNRLKNSLALSDEEVQELLDAKTPYVVRFKMPVDRTLGLVDIIRGNSAVNTNTLDDKVLVKNDGMPTYHFANVIDDHEMEISHVIRGEEWLPSLGLHILLYEAMGWEAPEFAHLSLILKPEGKGKLSKRDGDKFGFPVFPLNFTDPATGNISKGYREEGYLPEAFINMVALLGWSPADDKEILTLEEMTKEFDLHKVHKAGARFSKEKAEWFNHQYIQLKSDEELLNILKESDLNLNTEDEKLLKIIHLMKERATFPKDIYENGKFFFEAPTSYDEKASKKAWNDETSNLLTEFSESLNSLNDFTSENIKQNLHDFAESKGLGMGKVMMPLRLALVGELKGPDVPDILELVGKEESIARISNAVNNFK; from the coding sequence ATGAATAAAGTGAGAGTCCGTTTTGCACCAAGTCCCACAGGACCGCTGCATTTGGGAGGTGTAAGAACTGCATTGTATGATTATCTTTTTGCTAAAAATCAAGGTGGCGAATTTGTCTTGAGAATTGAAGACACCGATACCGCAAGATATGTGGAGGGAGCAGAAGATTACATCGAAGAAGCTCTTGAATGGTGCGGAATCATTCCTGACGAAAGTCCTAAAAAAGGCGGAAAATTTGCGCCTTACAGACAATCTGAAAGAAGAGACATCTACGACAGATACACCGAGCAAATCTTAAAAACCGACTACGCTTACATCGCTTTCGATACCGCTGAGGAACTCGATGCCATCCGTGCAGAGTATGAGACAAGAGGTGATGTTTTTTCCTACAATAATATTTCCAGAAACCGTTTGAAAAACAGCCTCGCTCTTTCTGACGAGGAAGTTCAGGAACTTTTGGATGCAAAAACTCCTTACGTTGTAAGATTCAAAATGCCTGTTGACAGAACTTTGGGTTTAGTAGACATCATTCGTGGAAATTCTGCCGTGAATACCAATACCTTAGACGATAAAGTTTTAGTAAAAAACGACGGAATGCCAACGTATCATTTTGCCAACGTCATCGATGATCACGAGATGGAAATTTCTCATGTCATCCGTGGTGAAGAGTGGTTGCCATCGTTAGGTTTACATATTTTATTGTACGAAGCAATGGGTTGGGAAGCTCCTGAATTTGCCCATCTTTCTTTGATTTTAAAACCTGAAGGAAAAGGGAAACTAAGCAAAAGAGACGGTGATAAATTCGGATTTCCGGTGTTTCCTCTAAATTTCACAGATCCTGCAACAGGAAATATTTCTAAAGGTTATCGCGAGGAAGGTTATCTTCCGGAAGCTTTCATCAATATGGTTGCGCTTTTAGGATGGTCTCCTGCTGACGATAAAGAAATCTTAACTTTAGAAGAAATGACAAAAGAATTTGATCTTCATAAAGTTCATAAAGCCGGAGCAAGATTCAGCAAAGAAAAAGCAGAATGGTTTAATCATCAATATATTCAATTAAAATCGGACGAAGAATTATTAAATATTCTAAAAGAATCAGATTTAAATTTAAATACTGAAGATGAAAAATTATTAAAGATCATTCATCTGATGAAAGAGAGAGCTACATTTCCTAAAGACATTTACGAAAACGGAAAATTCTTTTTTGAAGCTCCGACTTCTTACGATGAAAAAGCTTCTAAGAAAGCGTGGAATGACGAAACATCCAATCTTTTAACTGAGTTTTCTGAAAGTTTAAATTCATTAAATGATTTTACTTCAGAAAATATCAAGCAAAATTTACACGATTTTGCAGAAAGCAAAGGTCTCGGAATGGGAAAAGTAATGATGCCATTGCGTTTAGCTTTGGTAGGAGAATTGAAAGGACCAGACGTTCCGGATATTTTGGAACTCGTTGGTAAAGAAGAAAGTATTGCAAGAATAAGCAATGCTGTAAATAATTTTAAATAA
- a CDS encoding glycosyltransferase — protein MKISGYGYVRNGFQYGVPFLESIQSVLPICDEFIAVVGDSTDGTREAIENLNDPKIKIVDTIWDDNLKQHGRIFAQQSNIGLDHVTGDWVFHIQADEVIHENDLPKIIDNIKRYHNNSLVEGFLQPFLHFWGDYNHIRNSRAVHKNEIRIFKNNPEIRSYIDSQGFRKFKSDEGYKNGSEKGEKLKVLRLDAPIYHYNSVRSRKKMTLKANNFQYYYGHKDEKLAEPPKEEYNYHTVDRVGKFLGTHPKVMTQAIAEHDFVFEHDKSQAVWDKKDKLVQPLEDLLKIRIGEYKNYILLKNIK, from the coding sequence ATGAAAATTAGTGGTTACGGATATGTAAGAAACGGATTCCAATATGGAGTTCCTTTTTTAGAATCTATTCAGTCTGTTTTACCGATTTGTGATGAATTCATTGCAGTAGTAGGAGATTCTACTGATGGAACCCGTGAAGCTATCGAAAATTTAAATGATCCTAAAATAAAAATCGTAGATACTATTTGGGATGACAATCTGAAACAACATGGCAGGATTTTCGCCCAGCAATCAAATATTGGTCTAGATCACGTAACCGGAGATTGGGTTTTTCACATTCAGGCAGACGAAGTTATTCACGAAAATGATTTGCCCAAAATCATTGATAACATTAAAAGATATCACAACAATTCTTTGGTGGAAGGATTTCTACAGCCTTTTCTTCACTTTTGGGGAGATTATAACCACATCCGAAACAGCAGAGCAGTTCACAAAAATGAAATCAGAATTTTTAAAAACAATCCTGAAATAAGATCTTATATCGATTCTCAAGGGTTTAGGAAATTTAAGTCTGATGAAGGTTATAAAAATGGCAGCGAAAAAGGTGAAAAATTAAAAGTCTTACGTCTTGACGCTCCTATTTACCACTATAACTCGGTGAGATCTAGAAAGAAAATGACATTGAAAGCCAATAATTTCCAATATTATTACGGTCATAAAGATGAAAAATTGGCAGAACCACCAAAGGAAGAGTACAATTATCATACTGTAGACCGAGTAGGAAAATTTCTTGGAACTCACCCAAAAGTAATGACACAAGCAATCGCCGAGCATGATTTTGTTTTTGAACACGATAAATCTCAAGCGGTGTGGGACAAGAAAGATAAACTCGTTCAGCCTTTGGAAGATTTGCTTAAAATAAGAATCGGAGAATATAAAAATTATATTTTACTTAAAAACATCAAATAG
- a CDS encoding phosphomannose isomerase type II C-terminal cupin domain — MLEIGERPWGKYFVLADEPHYKLKRIEVNPGQKLSYQYHHKRQEQWTIIEGDATIVLDDKEISLSYGESIFIPLGAKHRIMNLSEKPVVFIEVQTGTYFGEDDIVRLEDEYDRD; from the coding sequence ATGTTAGAAATTGGTGAAAGACCTTGGGGGAAATATTTTGTTTTGGCTGATGAGCCTCACTATAAATTAAAAAGGATTGAAGTAAATCCCGGACAAAAACTATCGTATCAATATCATCACAAAAGACAGGAACAATGGACGATCATTGAAGGAGATGCCACAATTGTACTTGATGATAAAGAGATTTCTTTATCTTACGGTGAAAGTATTTTCATCCCGTTAGGAGCAAAACACCGCATCATGAATTTATCTGAAAAACCGGTTGTTTTCATAGAAGTACAAACAGGAACTTACTTTGGTGAAGATGATATTGTGAGGTTGGAAGATGAGTATGATAGAGATTAA
- a CDS encoding glycosyltransferase — MEKGVNMMNDLAIIILNYNSYDDTSREVDSLLKEGVFEKSIYVVDNDSKDKNDIEKLGFQKSINILLSNYNGGYAYGNNLAIKKALEDGKNYFLLLNPDIEISLAAINKLYTDLQDLPDIGMIGPRICYRNDRNKIFSDGGLLFPEKGFAGDHINYEKYKENVKVSDYNYNIDYVDGSALMFRKEILDDIGYMNETFFMYYEESEWSLRLLKNTSWKIAVNTHCEAYNLFTNRSSFYQYYMTRNRIWMCRLYNGNIKYVTKERWTLARRALKKGKFSMAKAYIKGILDGLYSNLESKK, encoded by the coding sequence ATGGAAAAAGGTGTTAATATGATGAATGATCTAGCAATCATTATTCTGAATTACAATTCTTATGATGATACAAGCCGGGAAGTTGATTCTTTATTAAAAGAGGGAGTCTTTGAGAAATCTATTTATGTGGTAGATAATGATTCAAAAGACAAGAATGATATTGAAAAACTCGGATTTCAAAAAAGCATAAATATTCTGTTAAGTAATTATAACGGTGGATATGCTTACGGAAATAATCTGGCAATTAAAAAAGCTCTTGAGGATGGAAAAAACTATTTTCTGTTACTCAATCCAGACATCGAAATATCATTAGCAGCTATCAACAAATTATATACAGATTTACAGGATTTACCAGATATTGGAATGATCGGTCCCAGAATTTGTTATAGAAATGACCGTAATAAAATATTTTCAGACGGTGGTCTATTGTTTCCGGAGAAAGGTTTTGCAGGCGATCACATTAACTACGAAAAATACAAGGAGAATGTAAAAGTATCTGATTATAACTACAATATAGATTATGTAGATGGCAGTGCTCTCATGTTCAGAAAAGAAATTTTAGATGACATAGGATATATGAACGAAACGTTTTTCATGTACTATGAAGAATCTGAATGGAGTTTGCGATTGCTCAAAAATACTTCGTGGAAAATAGCAGTAAATACTCATTGCGAAGCATACAATCTGTTTACCAACAGAAGTAGTTTCTACCAATATTACATGACCAGAAATCGAATTTGGATGTGTAGATTATACAATGGAAATATAAAATATGTTACCAAAGAACGATGGACACTCGCTAGAAGAGCTCTCAAAAAAGGAAAATTCTCGATGGCAAAAGCATATATAAAAGGTATTCTTGATGGACTGTACTCTAATTTGGAATCAAAAAAATAA
- a CDS encoding glycosyltransferase family 4 protein — protein sequence MTKKILFFFPENPFSNRAGNVTRAKSVLTILKKLGHQIDLVGIEDIYSGMGDDKNFDENLVDNLFLLARRPVKNITSSEYWKYKFSKSGNTSNHLLTSYIKESFKKIFKTKKYDYVIINYEFWAGLIDQALPNNPIKIVDTHDWITLNEFFKNPSLKIGERFEEEINNLSKFDQVVTISNDENFVFKGFLGDKVVNIPPSFKCNFSSDSEKKYDLIFVGSDNIFNVKSIKWFFDKVHNLLPESIRILIIGRVCRHLEKVKNVQYIEFAESLDEYYHDAKISLCPMLEGTGIKIKVIEALSYSLPVVGTERAIDGFASKSANGCLVNNNPEIFKNNILSLLENESYYQNVKKEAEDYFKQNFSEENAIEKWKKVLI from the coding sequence ATGACAAAAAAAATTCTATTTTTTTTTCCGGAAAACCCATTTTCTAACAGGGCAGGAAATGTAACGAGAGCAAAAAGTGTATTAACAATTTTGAAAAAGCTTGGTCATCAGATCGATTTGGTCGGTATAGAAGATATCTACAGCGGCATGGGAGATGATAAGAATTTTGATGAAAATCTGGTTGACAATCTATTTCTGCTTGCAAGAAGACCTGTGAAGAACATTACATCTTCAGAATATTGGAAGTATAAATTTTCAAAATCAGGAAATACATCAAATCATCTATTGACATCTTACATTAAAGAAAGTTTTAAGAAAATATTTAAAACTAAAAAATATGATTACGTCATTATTAACTATGAATTTTGGGCCGGCCTAATCGATCAAGCCTTACCGAATAATCCCATAAAAATCGTAGACACGCACGATTGGATTACCTTGAATGAGTTTTTTAAAAACCCATCGCTCAAAATAGGAGAACGTTTTGAGGAAGAAATAAATAATCTTTCAAAATTTGATCAAGTAGTAACAATCTCAAACGACGAAAATTTTGTTTTTAAAGGGTTTTTAGGTGATAAAGTAGTTAATATTCCGCCATCATTTAAATGTAATTTTTCTTCAGATTCTGAAAAAAAATATGACCTTATTTTTGTAGGTTCAGACAATATTTTCAATGTAAAATCAATAAAATGGTTTTTTGATAAGGTGCACAATTTGCTACCAGAAAGCATAAGAATTTTAATTATCGGACGAGTCTGCAGACATCTTGAAAAAGTGAAAAATGTACAATATATAGAATTTGCGGAGAGTTTAGATGAATACTATCACGATGCAAAAATTTCGCTTTGCCCAATGCTGGAAGGAACAGGCATTAAAATCAAGGTGATTGAAGCTTTATCTTATTCGTTACCTGTAGTGGGAACGGAACGTGCAATTGATGGTTTTGCATCTAAATCCGCCAATGGCTGTTTGGTCAATAATAATCCGGAGATATTCAAAAATAACATTCTTTCGTTACTAGAAAATGAATCTTATTACCAAAATGTAAAAAAAGAAGCCGAAGATTATTTTAAACAAAATTTTTCTGAAGAAAATGCTATTGAAAAATGGAAAAAGGTGTTAATATGA